From the genome of Leptolyngbya iicbica LK, one region includes:
- the gloA2 gene encoding SMU1112c/YaeR family gloxylase I-like metalloprotein, whose translation MTLLRIHHVAVICSDYEVSRHFYCHILGLKIIAENYRIERRSHKLDLALPDGSQLELFSFPDPPPRPTQPEARGLRHLAFAVSQLDPWLTKLAAAQVPVEAVRTDEYTGCRFVFLADPDGLPIELYEVGAPNQEIVRSTALA comes from the coding sequence ATGACCTTACTGCGCATCCATCATGTAGCCGTTATCTGTTCCGACTATGAGGTGTCGCGCCATTTCTACTGCCACATTTTGGGCCTCAAAATCATCGCCGAAAATTACCGGATCGAGCGGCGATCTCACAAGCTAGACTTGGCTTTGCCCGATGGTTCACAACTGGAATTATTCTCTTTCCCTGATCCGCCGCCTCGCCCCACTCAGCCCGAGGCGCGAGGCCTCCGTCACTTGGCATTTGCGGTATCTCAGCTCGACCCTTGGCTCACCAAATTGGCGGCGGCCCAGGTGCCCGTAGAAGCTGTACGCACGGATGAATATACGGGTTGCCGCTTTGTCTTTTTGGCTGATCCCGACGGTTTACCCATTGAACTGTACGAAGTCGGCGCACCCAACCAGGAAATTGTCCGTTCCACCGCTCTCGCTTGA
- a CDS encoding DUF192 domain-containing protein, with translation MKLFAKWRVGLVHSVLWSVLSVAALVGCDAAVSESESPEPSAAPLPADSPTAETPAPSQPELDQELLNQQLLAQGQILPVAAEVEIADQTLGLEVAETPQQQAIGLMARESLPDDRGMLFPFEPARPVSFWMKNVLIPLDMVFIHQGEVVAIASDVPPCEGDPCPTYGPGRQPVDYVLELRGGRAAELGMQAGDAIEFTWLEDEDSEAIPEDSSAS, from the coding sequence GTGAAGCTTTTTGCTAAGTGGCGTGTTGGCTTAGTGCATTCTGTGTTGTGGTCAGTGTTATCTGTGGCGGCTTTGGTGGGCTGTGACGCAGCCGTTTCCGAAAGTGAATCGCCAGAACCCTCGGCCGCTCCGCTCCCAGCCGACTCGCCGACGGCCGAAACCCCAGCCCCCTCCCAACCTGAGCTGGATCAAGAACTGCTGAACCAACAGCTATTAGCCCAAGGACAAATTTTGCCCGTCGCCGCTGAGGTCGAGATTGCGGATCAAACGCTCGGTCTCGAAGTGGCAGAAACGCCTCAACAACAGGCGATTGGCCTCATGGCGCGAGAATCTTTGCCGGACGATCGCGGGATGCTCTTTCCCTTTGAGCCGGCCCGCCCCGTGAGCTTCTGGATGAAAAATGTTTTGATCCCCTTAGATATGGTGTTCATTCACCAAGGTGAGGTGGTGGCGATCGCGAGCGATGTTCCCCCCTGCGAGGGCGATCCCTGTCCCACCTATGGGCCGGGGCGGCAACCTGTCGACTACGTGCTAGAGCTGCGTGGGGGTCGGGCCGCCGAACTGGGGATGCAAGCGGGAGATGCGATCGAGTTCACCTGGCTCGAAGACGAAGACTCTGAGGCGATTCCAGAAGACTCTTCAGCCTCTTAG
- a CDS encoding CHAT domain-containing protein, with amino-acid sequence MLSTLWAAALLSADVQPRGWLPSAAVTISQSVREPDPATAFQTGLTAFQANDYEAAIAAWESALSGFRAAENSTQTALTLNALAAATLSLSRHGDAIAYASESAAIAEMLERPDLVAQALGNLGIAYQASGQFAQAVETYEQALTQLQDQPESAAIAQLYGLLGNAYEALGDYDSAIAAQSTSMTLAANVNAPSLEATAQMNLGGLYSLEGDFDRAIAWYERGIALATDAGFLGSAAYGLNNLGGTYQKLGDQAAAIAQFQRSLALSVETGNRQLQATVLTNLGVAFEDANDFEQALRSHQASVAIARDLETPRLLADALNNLAHTQLVTGDFDPAEIALQESVQLLSALRRGLADADKVNVFDTQIYTYNLLMQVQVAQGDYIAALETSEAGRARAFVESFATDDTPITAPTIDELRQVAQRLDATLVEYAIVPEDDFTVQGRQRGEAGRVFVWVVAPDGTVTFEEISLAGITLSLNEQVQQSRSAIGALGRTRGIGVVQTDRAQSSSDLNDLYTRLIAPIEAALPDDPDALVVLVPHESLFYLPFAALTDAAGQALVDKHTLLTTPAIQLLDLTLAEATMVGAAPLVVGNPTMPAVPSLEGELQPLPGAEAEAIAIADLLQTQAILGSDATESQVATAMSTANVVHLATHGLLDYVDTTDRIPIPGAIALAPDDDDDGLLTAREIANLSLSAQLVVLSACDTGLGEVTGDGVVGLSRSLLSAGAQSTVVSLWAVPDEPTATLMQAFYTELSQGADKAQALRQAMLQTRAQYPDPINWAAFVLVGNPAPL; translated from the coding sequence ATGTTATCGACCCTGTGGGCGGCGGCGTTGCTGAGTGCTGACGTCCAGCCGCGAGGATGGCTGCCGTCGGCAGCTGTCACCATTAGTCAAAGCGTCCGAGAGCCCGACCCTGCCACGGCTTTTCAAACCGGGTTGACGGCATTTCAGGCTAACGATTACGAGGCGGCGATCGCTGCCTGGGAGTCGGCTTTGAGCGGGTTTCGAGCCGCAGAAAATTCCACTCAAACGGCCCTGACGCTGAATGCGTTGGCCGCCGCCACCCTGTCCCTCAGTCGTCATGGTGACGCGATTGCCTATGCCAGTGAGAGTGCCGCGATTGCCGAAATGCTGGAGCGGCCCGATCTCGTCGCCCAAGCTTTGGGCAATTTGGGCATTGCCTATCAAGCGTCGGGGCAATTTGCCCAAGCGGTAGAGACCTATGAACAGGCGCTGACGCAATTACAAGATCAGCCCGAATCGGCCGCGATCGCCCAGCTCTATGGTCTTTTGGGCAATGCCTACGAAGCGCTAGGGGATTATGATTCGGCGATCGCCGCCCAATCAACGAGCATGACTCTGGCGGCTAACGTCAACGCCCCGTCTCTTGAAGCGACCGCCCAAATGAACTTGGGCGGTCTTTACAGCCTAGAGGGGGACTTCGACAGGGCGATCGCCTGGTATGAGCGGGGCATTGCCCTGGCTACGGACGCGGGCTTCCTCGGGTCTGCGGCGTATGGTTTGAATAACCTGGGTGGCACTTACCAAAAGTTGGGCGATCAAGCCGCCGCGATCGCTCAGTTTCAGCGCAGTCTGGCCCTGTCGGTAGAAACGGGCAATCGCCAGCTACAAGCCACCGTGCTGACCAACCTGGGCGTCGCCTTTGAAGATGCGAATGACTTTGAGCAGGCGCTGCGGAGTCATCAAGCCAGCGTGGCGATCGCCCGCGACCTCGAAACGCCCCGGCTGCTGGCCGATGCTTTGAACAATTTGGCCCATACCCAACTCGTCACGGGCGATTTTGACCCAGCTGAAATCGCCCTGCAAGAATCAGTACAGCTCCTATCTGCCCTCCGTCGGGGGCTAGCCGATGCCGATAAAGTCAACGTCTTTGATACCCAAATCTATACCTACAACCTGCTGATGCAGGTGCAGGTGGCCCAAGGCGATTACATCGCTGCGCTGGAAACCTCGGAAGCGGGGCGGGCTCGCGCCTTTGTGGAATCCTTTGCCACGGATGACACGCCCATCACCGCGCCGACCATTGATGAATTGCGTCAGGTCGCCCAGCGCTTAGACGCCACCTTGGTGGAATATGCGATCGTCCCAGAAGACGACTTCACCGTGCAGGGTCGGCAGCGGGGTGAAGCGGGGCGGGTATTTGTGTGGGTGGTCGCGCCGGACGGCACCGTAACCTTTGAAGAAATTTCCCTGGCGGGCATCACCCTCAGCTTGAATGAGCAGGTGCAGCAAAGTCGTTCGGCCATTGGGGCCTTGGGCCGCACCCGTGGCATTGGCGTGGTGCAGACCGATCGCGCCCAATCTTCGTCTGATCTCAATGATCTCTACACCCGTTTGATTGCACCGATCGAGGCCGCACTCCCCGATGATCCCGACGCGCTGGTGGTGCTGGTGCCCCACGAATCGCTGTTTTATCTGCCCTTTGCTGCGCTTACGGATGCCGCCGGGCAGGCGCTGGTTGATAAGCACACCTTGCTCACTACGCCTGCAATTCAACTGCTCGACCTGACGCTGGCTGAGGCGACGATGGTTGGTGCTGCCCCCCTAGTCGTGGGCAATCCCACCATGCCTGCTGTCCCCAGCTTAGAAGGCGAGTTGCAGCCCTTACCGGGGGCGGAAGCGGAAGCGATCGCCATTGCCGACCTCTTGCAAACGCAGGCGATACTGGGCAGCGACGCTACCGAATCGCAGGTCGCAACGGCCATGTCCACGGCCAATGTGGTGCATCTCGCGACCCATGGCCTGCTGGACTATGTCGATACCACCGATCGCATTCCCATTCCTGGTGCGATCGCCCTCGCCCCCGACGACGATGATGATGGTTTATTGACCGCGCGAGAAATTGCCAATCTGTCTTTGTCCGCCCAACTAGTGGTGTTGAGCGCTTGTGATACCGGCCTGGGCGAAGTGACAGGCGATGGGGTGGTGGGCTTATCGCGATCGCTGCTATCAGCAGGAGCCCAAAGTACTGTCGTCTCGCTTTGGGCGGTGCCCGATGAGCCCACCGCTACTTTAATGCAAGCCTTTTATACCGAGCTGTCACAGGGTGCCGACAAAGCCCAGGCTCTTCGCCAAGCCATGCTCCAAACCCGCGCCCAATATCCTGATCCCATCAATTGGGCTGCTTTTGTTCTGGTGGGCAATCCCGCCCCGTTGTAA
- a CDS encoding two-partner secretion domain-containing protein, translating to MNIVLHPSVSALVVGSTLLGFALSGQASPITPDPSGTTQVEAAGPTFNITGGQLSADQQTLFHAFTQFGLTADQTAAFLAQPNVQSILGAITGGQASYIDGRLQVAGSAANLYLINPAGILFGPNAQLDLAGSFAATTASGVLFDEALFNVLGPNDYSQLAGTPTGFAFTGEEGAIVNAANLAVMPGESITLVGGQVISTGTLTAPGGDITIAAIPDSNLVRISQTDMALSLELEALSAEAPTSLPFSPLALPELLTGSDIATATGITTNPDGTIALVNTAVADVPGTAIATGTLDTSGTKGGNVTVVGDRVSLLSATVDASGDQGGGTVRVGGDLMGQLTLPGSTLTVMDAESAIAADALVEGDGGTVILWSDDTTAFAGEISAQGGGLGGDGGFVEVSGARSLLFDGMVNTTAPLGTDGELLLDPTDIIIRNGTADGDDTDTLATLLSETNLALTDPIPTLIFESELEGLSGDTAVTLRASNSITIEDLADNELTFAERSPIFINGVEITESLVPSEVPPDPAPIRFESGGTFAMNPSDTISAPGRDVFITAGGAVTLGDIRTWRDGNDNANIDPSVETDGNLTVIGSSIQAGDLNALQRQIIDADGIPLISGAVGLGGGNGSRVYLESTQGDIIVDGILAGAGGLVVNAADTFRVEDFFRVEAVSQRDAAGNAIASDTYNLSIFVAIPLPRDAADNPIPPAADQQYFFRGVKIDPNTRGEIAIAFDTLNTRRFEARDFFIGPAIVGDGGVAPPPGENGTLAGLLFAEPDRTIVTFLESQLFEPTNEIADTTGLDDLSDDDDAETLRGIETEAEESILEICDDNEEDPDAECEE from the coding sequence ATGAATATTGTTCTGCATCCGTCGGTCTCTGCTTTGGTGGTGGGTAGTACGCTGTTGGGGTTTGCGCTATCCGGACAGGCAAGCCCCATTACTCCCGATCCGAGCGGAACGACCCAGGTTGAGGCCGCTGGGCCAACTTTCAACATTACGGGGGGGCAGCTGTCGGCTGACCAGCAGACTTTGTTCCATGCGTTTACTCAGTTTGGGTTGACGGCAGACCAGACCGCGGCGTTTTTGGCCCAGCCCAACGTGCAATCGATTCTGGGTGCAATTACGGGCGGTCAGGCTTCCTATATTGACGGGCGCTTGCAGGTGGCGGGCAGTGCGGCCAATCTGTATCTCATCAATCCTGCCGGAATTTTGTTTGGCCCCAATGCCCAGCTTGATTTGGCCGGATCGTTTGCGGCGACTACCGCCAGCGGGGTGCTGTTTGATGAGGCGTTGTTTAATGTCCTCGGCCCCAACGATTACAGCCAGTTGGCGGGAACGCCGACCGGATTTGCGTTTACGGGCGAGGAAGGCGCGATCGTCAACGCCGCAAATTTGGCTGTCATGCCAGGCGAGTCCATCACCCTTGTGGGGGGGCAGGTGATTTCCACTGGGACGCTGACTGCACCGGGGGGCGACATCACGATCGCCGCCATCCCCGACAGCAACCTCGTCCGCATTAGCCAAACCGACATGGCCCTGAGCCTAGAGTTGGAAGCATTGTCTGCTGAAGCTCCGACATCCTTGCCCTTTTCACCATTAGCTTTGCCGGAATTGTTGACGGGCAGCGACATTGCCACCGCCACCGGCATCACGACAAATCCTGATGGCACGATCGCCCTGGTGAATACCGCCGTTGCCGATGTGCCAGGGACCGCGATCGCCACGGGCACCCTCGACACCTCTGGCACCAAGGGCGGCAATGTGACGGTGGTGGGCGATCGCGTCAGTTTGCTCAGCGCCACGGTGGATGCTTCAGGCGACCAGGGGGGCGGCACCGTGCGCGTGGGCGGTGATCTGATGGGACAACTTACGCTGCCAGGTTCTACCTTGACGGTGATGGATGCCGAGAGCGCGATCGCCGCGGATGCACTCGTGGAGGGTGATGGCGGCACGGTGATTCTCTGGTCAGATGACACGACAGCGTTTGCCGGGGAGATTTCGGCCCAAGGGGGGGGCCTGGGCGGCGACGGCGGGTTTGTAGAAGTGTCGGGGGCGAGATCGCTGCTCTTTGACGGCATGGTGAATACGACCGCCCCGCTGGGCACCGACGGCGAACTGTTGCTCGACCCGACCGACATCATCATTCGCAATGGCACTGCCGACGGTGATGACACAGATACGCTGGCGACGCTGCTGAGCGAGACTAACCTGGCCCTGACCGATCCCATTCCCACTCTCATTTTTGAATCGGAGTTGGAAGGGCTGAGTGGTGATACCGCTGTTACCTTACGGGCCAGCAACAGCATCACCATCGAAGATTTGGCCGACAACGAACTTACCTTTGCCGAGCGATCGCCCATTTTCATCAATGGCGTGGAGATCACCGAATCCCTCGTGCCCAGTGAGGTGCCGCCCGATCCCGCCCCGATTCGCTTTGAGTCCGGCGGCACTTTTGCCATGAATCCGAGCGACACGATTTCAGCCCCGGGACGCGATGTATTCATCACGGCGGGGGGAGCGGTGACCCTGGGCGATATTCGTACCTGGCGCGACGGCAACGATAACGCCAATATTGATCCCTCGGTGGAAACGGACGGTAACTTGACGGTGATCGGTTCCTCCATTCAAGCGGGCGATTTGAATGCGCTCCAGCGCCAGATTATTGATGCCGATGGGATACCGCTGATTTCGGGAGCGGTGGGGCTGGGCGGCGGCAACGGCAGTCGCGTTTATTTGGAATCCACGCAGGGCGACATCATCGTCGATGGTATCTTGGCTGGGGCTGGTGGACTGGTGGTCAATGCCGCCGACACCTTCCGCGTGGAAGATTTCTTTCGGGTCGAAGCGGTGTCGCAGCGAGATGCCGCTGGTAACGCGATCGCTTCTGACACCTACAACCTGAGTATTTTTGTCGCGATTCCTCTACCCCGTGACGCGGCGGATAATCCCATTCCCCCCGCTGCCGACCAGCAATATTTTTTCCGGGGGGTGAAGATCGATCCCAACACTCGCGGCGAAATTGCGATCGCCTTTGACACCCTCAACACTCGCCGATTTGAAGCACGCGACTTTTTCATCGGGCCGGCGATCGTGGGTGACGGCGGCGTCGCGCCCCCGCCTGGCGAAAACGGCACCTTGGCGGGCTTGCTGTTCGCCGAGCCTGATCGCACCATCGTCACCTTTTTAGAGAGCCAACTGTTTGAACCCACTAACGAAATCGCCGACACCACCGGATTGGATGACCTCTCCGACGACGACGATGCAGAAACCCTGCGCGGCATTGAGACCGAAGCAGAAGAGTCAATCTTAGAAATTTGTGACGACAATGAGGAAGACCCTGACGCTGAGTGTGAAGAGTAA
- the nei gene encoding endonuclease VIII — MPEGPEIRKAADKLEKAIAHQPTTEVFFAFEHLQPYAEKLTGRTVTHIATHGKALVTYFDNDLCVYSHNQLYGKWMVRQAYNFPNTNRQLRFAIHTDRKSALLYSASDIEVLTADEVLHHPFIQKLGPDILNPQVTREQIFDWVQEKTFYRRRFTTLLLDQGFLCGVGNYLRSEILFVSGIHPTQRPTDCDREQLARFADAALTIPQQSYHHNGITNDLDIAQDLKQRGWPRRQYRHWVFGRDGQGCYACGTPIVKERSGGRRYYYCPTCQPTD; from the coding sequence ATGCCTGAGGGGCCAGAGATTCGCAAAGCGGCAGACAAATTAGAGAAGGCGATCGCTCACCAGCCCACGACCGAAGTCTTCTTTGCCTTTGAACATCTGCAACCCTACGCCGAAAAGTTGACCGGGCGTACCGTCACCCATATCGCCACCCATGGCAAAGCTCTCGTCACCTACTTTGACAACGATCTCTGCGTTTACAGCCACAACCAGCTCTACGGCAAATGGATGGTGCGCCAGGCTTACAACTTTCCCAATACCAATCGGCAACTGCGATTTGCCATCCACACCGATCGCAAATCGGCCTTGCTCTACAGCGCATCAGATATTGAAGTCCTGACCGCCGACGAGGTGCTCCACCATCCCTTCATCCAAAAGCTCGGGCCAGATATCCTGAACCCGCAAGTAACCCGCGAACAGATCTTTGATTGGGTGCAGGAAAAGACGTTTTATCGGCGGCGATTCACCACGCTGCTGCTCGATCAAGGCTTTCTCTGTGGCGTGGGCAACTACCTGCGCAGCGAGATTCTGTTTGTCAGCGGCATTCATCCCACCCAGCGACCGACCGACTGCGATCGCGAACAGCTCGCCCGGTTCGCCGATGCCGCTCTGACCATTCCCCAGCAGTCCTATCACCACAACGGCATCACCAACGACCTCGACATCGCCCAAGATTTGAAGCAACGCGGCTGGCCCCGGCGACAATATCGCCACTGGGTGTTTGGCCGTGATGGGCAAGGCTGTTATGCCTGCGGCACCCCAATTGTGAAGGAGCGATCGGGCGGGCGGCGCTACTATTACTGTCCCACTTGCCAACCCACCGACTAA
- a CDS encoding mechanosensitive ion channel family protein — MAVSLHFWLLAQETVPTAENLEALFKEVTWRSLLQALLTVAIAYGLLTAIQSFTTAISEKVPRRFRLVIKQSVPFLKALVLLVAIARLLHLFVNPTGSNLLALTGTIAVALGFAFKDYVSSIIAGIVTLFEGSFRMGDRVRIGDHYGEVVNYGLREVRLRTPSDDTVTIPHNTLWNEPISNANSGQLEAQIVTDFYIAHAANVELVSDLLYQAAYSSRYTQLKLPVTVIILEKPWATQLKLKAYPMDARDEFIYKTDLVLRVKQACARHHVPYPQVGWPNADEASGASSE, encoded by the coding sequence ATGGCCGTTTCTCTTCACTTCTGGCTGTTGGCGCAAGAGACCGTCCCCACGGCGGAAAATCTGGAGGCGCTGTTTAAGGAAGTCACGTGGCGATCGCTGCTCCAGGCGCTGCTGACGGTGGCGATCGCCTACGGTCTCCTGACGGCCATTCAAAGCTTCACCACCGCTATTTCTGAAAAAGTGCCGCGTCGCTTTCGCCTGGTGATCAAACAATCTGTGCCCTTTCTCAAAGCGCTGGTGCTATTGGTGGCGATCGCTCGCCTGCTGCATTTGTTTGTCAATCCCACGGGGTCCAATCTGCTGGCGCTGACGGGTACCATCGCCGTCGCCCTCGGCTTTGCCTTCAAAGACTATGTCAGTTCGATCATTGCGGGCATTGTCACCTTGTTTGAAGGTTCCTTTAGGATGGGCGATCGCGTGCGCATTGGCGACCATTACGGCGAGGTGGTGAACTATGGCTTGCGCGAAGTTCGACTCCGCACCCCTAGCGATGACACGGTTACGATTCCCCACAACACGTTGTGGAATGAACCGATTTCGAACGCCAACAGCGGCCAACTCGAAGCGCAGATTGTCACGGATTTTTACATTGCCCACGCCGCGAATGTAGAGCTGGTTTCAGATTTGTTGTATCAAGCCGCTTACAGCAGTCGTTATACGCAGCTCAAGCTGCCCGTCACGGTCATCATTCTCGAAAAGCCCTGGGCGACCCAACTCAAACTCAAGGCGTATCCGATGGATGCGCGGGACGAATTTATTTACAAAACCGACTTGGTATTGCGGGTGAAACAAGCCTGTGCGCGGCATCATGTGCCCTATCCCCAGGTGGGCTGGCCTAATGCTGACGAGGCGTCGGGGGCATCTAGCGAATAG
- a CDS encoding murein hydrolase activator EnvC family protein → MTANGMRPTPQIRRRRWWVSTVVLAIAIALCHSLILHTPVQAMERSFLISQSIDDLREQKETIDQKRQNIQQQTQQLERQTDQAEQNLDVLQNTIAATAQQIADTEFRLAKAEDELKALENDLLKAEAAYEDVRRAAVGRLQFLQRQQGGEGWAVLLQSENFNEFLDRRYQLQRVYQADRNVLVDLKAKADEIKQQRAVVESQKTRVFLLRQELLAKKQQYEAEASQQELLISRLQTDKAALAAAQEQLARDSEEIAALIRQRVAASTGVVRGTGVFVFPVNGRMTSGFGYRRHPILGTSRLHAGVDFGAPTGTTIYAADSGRVIFSGWRGGYGNTVIVDHGGGITTLYAHCSRLFVSAGQAVSQGQAIAAVGSTGLSTGPHLHFEVRQNGSPVNPMAYL, encoded by the coding sequence ATGACTGCAAATGGGATGCGACCAACCCCGCAAATTCGACGGCGGCGTTGGTGGGTGAGTACGGTGGTGCTGGCGATCGCGATCGCGCTGTGCCATAGCCTGATTTTGCATACGCCTGTGCAGGCCATGGAGCGTTCGTTCCTCATCAGCCAGTCCATTGATGACCTGCGGGAGCAAAAAGAGACGATTGACCAAAAGCGTCAAAACATTCAACAGCAAACCCAGCAGCTAGAGCGACAAACCGATCAAGCTGAGCAGAATTTAGATGTTCTGCAAAACACCATTGCTGCCACGGCCCAGCAAATTGCTGACACCGAATTTCGCTTGGCTAAAGCGGAGGATGAACTCAAGGCGCTTGAAAATGACTTGCTGAAAGCCGAAGCCGCTTACGAAGATGTGCGCCGCGCCGCAGTGGGCCGCTTGCAGTTTTTGCAGCGTCAGCAAGGGGGCGAGGGGTGGGCGGTGTTGCTCCAGAGCGAAAATTTCAATGAATTTTTGGATCGTCGCTATCAGTTACAGCGGGTCTATCAGGCCGATCGCAATGTGCTGGTCGACCTGAAGGCCAAGGCGGATGAGATTAAACAGCAACGGGCCGTGGTCGAGTCGCAAAAGACCCGAGTCTTTTTGCTGCGGCAAGAACTGTTGGCGAAAAAACAGCAGTATGAAGCCGAAGCCTCGCAGCAAGAGTTGCTCATCAGTCGCCTGCAAACCGATAAAGCGGCCTTAGCTGCTGCTCAAGAGCAACTGGCTAGGGATTCGGAAGAAATTGCTGCCCTCATTCGTCAAAGAGTTGCCGCTTCGACGGGGGTGGTGCGCGGGACTGGTGTCTTTGTGTTTCCTGTGAATGGACGCATGACCAGCGGCTTTGGCTATCGCCGTCACCCCATTTTGGGCACTTCGCGCCTTCATGCGGGGGTCGATTTTGGCGCGCCGACCGGCACGACCATTTATGCGGCAGATTCAGGCCGAGTGATTTTTTCCGGTTGGCGCGGCGGCTATGGCAACACCGTGATCGTTGACCATGGTGGGGGCATCACGACGCTATATGCCCACTGCAGTCGATTGTTTGTCAGTGCGGGCCAAGCCGTCAGTCAAGGGCAGGCGATCGCGGCAGTCGGTTCCACGGGCCTATCCACAGGGCCGCACCTGCATTTCGAGGTGCGGCAAAACGGGTCGCCAGTTAACCCGATGGCGTACCTTTAG
- the gorA gene encoding glutathione-disulfide reductase gives MSYDFDLFVIGGGSGGISSARRAAQYGAKVGVAEAWTIGGTCVNRGCVPKKLMMYASRFPEQFHAATGYGWSQSDSKFNWSTLIKAVENELKRLNGIYDGMLERSNVQVFPHYASFIDSHTLDVGGEKITAEKILIAVGGKPVLPPIPGIEHAITSDDIFHLPEQPHKAVILGGGYIGCEFACILNGLGTEVTQVIRGDKILRGFDEDIRDEIQAKMVADGIHIMTQTDIKHVAKTDNGVDVCVLINGHEEHILADVVSLAALGRKPNIEKLGLENTQVELAAGAIAVDQYSTTAEPHIFAVGDVTDKVNLTPVAISEGRAFADTQFGGQSRTMSYDNIPTAVFTSPEAATVGLTEAEAIAQYGEDGIKVYRSKFRPMFYTMPDIQTKTLMKLIVHVESDRVIGAHMVGDDAAEIIQGVAIALKTGATKANFDATVGIHPSAAEEFVTMR, from the coding sequence ATGAGCTACGATTTCGACCTATTTGTAATTGGCGGGGGCTCCGGGGGCATTTCATCCGCTCGGCGAGCGGCCCAATATGGGGCTAAAGTCGGCGTCGCTGAGGCTTGGACTATCGGCGGCACCTGCGTCAATCGTGGCTGCGTTCCCAAAAAGCTGATGATGTATGCGTCCCGCTTTCCCGAGCAGTTTCATGCGGCAACGGGGTATGGCTGGAGCCAAAGCGACAGCAAATTTAACTGGTCAACTCTGATCAAGGCGGTAGAAAACGAACTCAAACGGCTGAACGGCATCTATGACGGCATGTTAGAGCGCTCTAACGTGCAAGTATTTCCGCACTATGCCAGCTTTATCGACTCCCACACGTTGGATGTCGGCGGCGAAAAGATCACGGCGGAGAAGATTCTCATTGCCGTGGGCGGCAAACCTGTATTGCCCCCCATCCCCGGCATCGAACACGCCATCACCTCAGACGATATTTTCCACCTGCCAGAACAACCGCACAAAGCGGTCATTTTGGGCGGGGGCTACATCGGCTGTGAATTTGCCTGCATTCTGAATGGATTGGGCACTGAGGTGACGCAAGTCATTCGCGGCGACAAGATTTTGCGCGGCTTTGACGAAGACATTCGCGATGAAATTCAAGCCAAGATGGTTGCCGACGGCATCCACATCATGACGCAGACGGACATCAAGCACGTGGCCAAAACGGACAATGGCGTGGATGTCTGTGTGTTGATCAATGGGCACGAAGAGCACATTCTGGCCGATGTGGTGAGCTTAGCCGCCCTGGGCCGCAAGCCGAACATCGAGAAGCTGGGGCTGGAAAATACTCAGGTGGAGTTGGCGGCGGGCGCGATCGCCGTCGATCAATACAGCACCACTGCTGAGCCCCACATTTTCGCGGTCGGAGACGTGACGGATAAGGTCAATTTGACCCCAGTGGCGATTTCCGAAGGTCGCGCCTTTGCCGACACGCAGTTTGGCGGGCAGTCGCGCACCATGAGCTACGACAATATCCCCACTGCCGTCTTTACCTCGCCAGAAGCCGCCACCGTGGGCCTGACGGAAGCAGAAGCGATCGCCCAATATGGCGAAGATGGCATCAAGGTGTATCGCTCAAAATTCCGCCCCATGTTTTACACCATGCCGGATATTCAGACCAAGACGCTGATGAAGCTGATCGTGCATGTGGAGAGCGATCGCGTGATCGGGGCTCACATGGTCGGTGACGATGCCGCCGAAATTATCCAAGGGGTGGCGATCGCGCTTAAAACGGGGGCGACCAAAGCGAACTTTGACGCCACGGTGGGCATTCACCCCAGCGCCGCCGAAGAGTTCGTCACCATGCGTTAA